A window of Syntrophales bacterium genomic DNA:
GGGGGACGTGACGTTCTTCGAGGAGCCCCGGGAGATCCTGCCGTCCCTGCGGGAGCATCTCCGGGAGGGAGACTGGGTCCTGGTCAAGGGGTCCCGGCGGATGCGCCTGGAGGAAACCGTCCGGGCCGTCGCCGACTGGTTCGGAACGAAGGAGACCGCATAGATGCTGTACCACCTGCTGTATCCGCTCCATACGGTGTTCTCCTCCTTCAACGTGTTCCGCTACATCACGTTCCGGACGATCTATGCCGCCATCACGGCCCTGGTCATCTGTTTCGTCGTCGGTCCCTGGCTGATCCGCAAGCTCCAGAGCCTCCACGTGGGCCAGCAGGTGCGGGACGACGGTCCGAGCACTCACCAGGTGAAACAGGGCACCCCCACCATGGGCGGGGTCCTCATCATCTTCGCCGTCGTCGTCTCGACCCTCCTGTGGGCCAACCTCCGGGTGGACTACATCTGGCTGGTGATCCTTGTGACGATCGGCTACGGGCTCATCGGGTTCATGGACGACTACCGGAAGCTGACCCGGCGGAACAGCAAGGGCGTTCCCGCGAAGACCCGCCTGGCGGGGGAGATCGCCATCGCGCTTTTCGTCAGCGTCATCCTGTTCTTGAAGCCGGGCTTCTCCTCGAACCTGACGGTTCCCTTCTTCAAGACGGTGCTTCCCGACTTGGGCTGGATGTACATCCTCCTGTCCACGTTCATCATCGTGGGTGCGGCCAACGCGGTGAACCTGACGGACGGCCTGGACGGCCTGGCCATCGGGCCGGCCATCACCTGCTTCCTGACGTACCTCCTGTTTGCGTATTTCGCGGGCAACGTCCGCATCTCCGGCTACCTCCAGGTCCCTTACGTGGCGGGAACGGGCGAGCTTTCGATCTTCTGCGGCGCCATGGTCGGCGCCGGGATCGGTTTTCTCTGGTACAACACCTACCCGGCCCAGGTCTTCATGGGCGACGTGGGATCGCTGTCCCTCGGGGGGGCCCTGGGGACCCTGGCGATCATGACCAAGCAGGAGATCCTCCTGGCCATCGTGGGGGGCATTTTCGTCCTCGAGACCTTCTCGGTCATCGCCCAGGTGGGCTGGTTCAAGCTGTCCGGCGGGAAGAGGATCTTCCGGATGGCCCCGATCCACCACCATTTCGAGCTGAAGGGATGGCCGGAGCCGAAGGTCATCGTCCGGTTCTGGATCATCTCGATCCTCCTGGCCATGGTGGCCATCAGCACGCTGAAACTGCGGTGACGGATCATGGAACTGGCGGGGAAGAACATCCTGGTGATCGGACTCGGCAAGACGGGGAAGTCAACGGCGCAGTTCCTCGCCCGCAGGGGAGCGCGGGTGGCCGTGACGGACACCCGGCCCGCCGCCGATTTCCGGGAATGGATCACCGGCGGCAACGGATCCGGCCAATATGTGTGGACTCCCTATGAGCCGTCGTCGATTGCCGGCATCGACCTGGTGATCCCCTCTCCTGGGATCCCGCCCTCCGATGCGGTGCTCTCGGTGGCCTTGCGCCGGGGCGTGCCCGTTTTCAGCGAGATCGAACTGGCCGCCCGGTTCCTCCGGATCCCCATGATCGCCGTCACGGGCACCAACGGGAAGACCACCGTCGCGACCCTGCTGGGCGAGATCTTCCGGGAGAGCGGCATGGAGGCCTTCGTCGGGGGGAACATCGGGACGCCGCTCATCGACCGCGCCGGTGCCGAGGAAAGCGACCGGTACGCCGTGGTCGAGGTGAGCAGCTTCCAACTCCAGTACATTGATACGTTCCGTCCCTTCGTGTCCCTGATCCTGAACGTGACTCCGGATCACGTGGACTACCACGGGAGCTTCGAGGCCTATCGCCGGGCAAAGGAGCGGATCTTCGAAAACCAGAAGGGAGGGGACCGGGTTGTCCTGAACGCCGACGATCCGTTCCTGTCGCCCCCCCTGACGGCCCCCGCGGCGCCGGTGCTTCCGTTCAGCACCCTTCGCGAGCCCGAGGAGGGGATCTTTCTGCGGGGAGACAGGATGGTTCTCCGGACGGGCGGCGCGGAAGAGGAGTATCCCCTGGACATGATCCGGATCCCCGGGCGGCACAACGTAGAGAACGTCATGGCCGCCATCCTCACGGCCCGGGCGGCCGGCTGCTCCCGGGAGGGAATCTCCTCCGCCGTCCGGAATTTCCGGGGGATCTCTCACCGGATCGAGTTCGCCGGCCAGAAGAACGGGGTCTCCTTTTACGACGACTCGAAGGGGACCAACACGGGGGCGGTGCAGCGGGCCCTGGAGACCTTCTCCCGGCCGGTGATCCTGCTCATGGGAGGCCGCGACAAGGACGGGGATTTTGCGAGCCTGGAAGAGGCGGTGCAAAAACGGGTGAAGCGCCTGATCCTCTTCGGCGAGGCGGCGGAGCGGATCGGCGGATTCCTGGGCGGGGTCGTCCCGACGGAGGACGGTGGTCCCCTGGAGCATGCCGTACGGCGGGCCTTCGAGGAGGCGGCACCGGGGGACGTGGTCCTCCTGTCGCCGGGATGCGCCAGTTTCGACGCCTACACGGACTACCGGCAGCGGGGCCGGCACTTCAAACAGATTGTCGGGGAGCTGTGACCATGGTGCCCAGGGAAGGAAGGCCCGACATCGTGCTTCTGATTGTGACCCTCATCCTGGTGACGGTGGGGACGGTCATGGTCTACAGCTCCAGCTCGATCATGGCGGCGGAGAAATACAAGGACGGCCTCTATTTCCTCAAGAAGCAGATCGTTTTCGTGATCATGGGACTCGGTCTGATGGTGTTCCTGACGAAGGTTCCCTACCAGAAACTAAAGAAACTCGCCTACCCGGTCCTGGCCCTCACGCTGATCATGCTGGCGGTGCTCCTGATTCCCCACGCCGGAGTGCGGGCCGGCGGGGCGACGCGCTGGCTCCGCCTGGGGCTCTTCAACTTCCAGGTGACCGAGCTGGCCAAGGTGGCCGTGGTGCTGTTCCTGGCCCACTATCTAACCCGGAAGGCGGCCCAGTTGAAAGACTTCAAGCAGGGCATCCTGATCCCCATGCTGACGGTCTGCTTCCTCATC
This region includes:
- the mraY gene encoding phospho-N-acetylmuramoyl-pentapeptide-transferase: MLYHLLYPLHTVFSSFNVFRYITFRTIYAAITALVICFVVGPWLIRKLQSLHVGQQVRDDGPSTHQVKQGTPTMGGVLIIFAVVVSTLLWANLRVDYIWLVILVTIGYGLIGFMDDYRKLTRRNSKGVPAKTRLAGEIAIALFVSVILFLKPGFSSNLTVPFFKTVLPDLGWMYILLSTFIIVGAANAVNLTDGLDGLAIGPAITCFLTYLLFAYFAGNVRISGYLQVPYVAGTGELSIFCGAMVGAGIGFLWYNTYPAQVFMGDVGSLSLGGALGTLAIMTKQEILLAIVGGIFVLETFSVIAQVGWFKLSGGKRIFRMAPIHHHFELKGWPEPKVIVRFWIISILLAMVAISTLKLR
- the murD gene encoding UDP-N-acetylmuramoyl-L-alanine--D-glutamate ligase; this encodes MELAGKNILVIGLGKTGKSTAQFLARRGARVAVTDTRPAADFREWITGGNGSGQYVWTPYEPSSIAGIDLVIPSPGIPPSDAVLSVALRRGVPVFSEIELAARFLRIPMIAVTGTNGKTTVATLLGEIFRESGMEAFVGGNIGTPLIDRAGAEESDRYAVVEVSSFQLQYIDTFRPFVSLILNVTPDHVDYHGSFEAYRRAKERIFENQKGGDRVVLNADDPFLSPPLTAPAAPVLPFSTLREPEEGIFLRGDRMVLRTGGAEEEYPLDMIRIPGRHNVENVMAAILTARAAGCSREGISSAVRNFRGISHRIEFAGQKNGVSFYDDSKGTNTGAVQRALETFSRPVILLMGGRDKDGDFASLEEAVQKRVKRLILFGEAAERIGGFLGGVVPTEDGGPLEHAVRRAFEEAAPGDVVLLSPGCASFDAYTDYRQRGRHFKQIVGEL